The sequence ACGGCCGCGTGCACCATGGCCTGCTCGTTGCGCCCCTGGAGGTACGGCATGCGGGAACCGGTCTCCAGCAGGGCCTGGCCGATTCCGGCGACGTTGCCGTGGCCGAAGATGCCCCAGGTGGCGTCGATCAGCCGCTGCCGCCGGCCGTCGCGCTCGGTGTACTGGCGGGCCAGGAACGCGACCAGGGCCTGAGCCGTGGTCAGCCTGCGGGTGCTGCGGTCGCTCCGTGACGTCACTGGGCATCCTCCGGGCCGTAGAGCGGGAGTCGGGGGTCCACGGGCTGGTCCGGCCAGGTGTCCCGGATCCAGCCGTGGTCGGGGTGGTCGCGGATCAGCCATTCGCGCTGCCCCGGACCCGCCATCACGTTCAGGTAGTACAGGGTGCGGCCGGGGGGCGCGATGGACGGGCCGTGCCAGCCGTCGGGGATGAGGACCGCGTCGCCGCTGCGGACCTCGGCCAGGACGTCCGTACCGCCCTCGCGGGACGGGGACACCCGGTGGTAGCCGAGCCCGTCCCTCTCCACCTCGAAGTAGTAGATCTCCTCCAGCACCGACTCCTCGCCCGGCCGGTGCTCGTCGTGCTTGTGGGGCGGGTACGAGGACCAGTTGCCACCGGGTGTGAGGACCTCGACGGCGATGAGCCGGTCGCAGTCGTACGTGTCGGCCGCGGCGAAGTTGTTGACCTGGCGCGAGCAGTTACCGGTGCCGCGCAGTTCGACGGGTACCTCCGGCGCGGGGCCGTAGCGAGCGGGGAGTCGTCGCTCGCACTTCGCTCCTGCCAGGGCGAAGCGGCCTCCCGCGCCGGAGGCGATCTGTGCGTGGGCGTCACGCGGTAGATACGCGAAATCGGTCACACCGCTGAACACGCTTTCCCGGCCCAGCAGTTCAAAGATCTCACCTGCCGTCTGCACCGTACAGCCACCGGTCAACGGCAGAACGATCCATTCGCTCTCCCCGGTGACAAGCGTGTGAACACCTCCGGGCTCCAGTTCCAGTACCCGCAGGCTCGACCAGCCCCAGCCGGCGCGCTCAGGGTCGATGTCGAGGGTGTAGGGGCCGCTCGCCGCGCTGCCGGCCCGCACATGAAGGTCGTGCACCTGGCCGTCGTGCGCTTGGGGGTCGTGCACCTGGGGGTCGTGGTGCCGGTCGCGGTCGCGGTGCGTCGTCGTCATGCCCGGTTCCTACCCTTCGGCACCCGTCTACAGCAGCGATACGGCCGTGTCGACGGCCGCGGCCACGTCACCGTCGGCCGGGTAGAGCAGTGAACGCCCCACGACCAGCCCCTGCACGGTCGGCAGCCGCAGCGCCGTGCGCCATTTCCCGTACGCCCCGTCGAGGTCGTCGCCCACCTCGCCGCCGAGCAGGACGGCGGGCAGGGTCGAGGTCTCCATCACCCGGGCCATGTCGTCGGGGTTCTCGGTGACCGGGACCTTGAGCCAGGTGTACGCGGAGGTGCCCGCGAGCCCGGAGGCGATGGCGATGGAGGTGGTGACGGCGGCGGCGGCGAGGTCGGTGCGCAGCCTGCCGTCGACGCGGTGGCAGAGGAACGGTTCGACGAAGACGGGCAGCCGGTGCGCGGCCATGGCGTCGATGGTGCGGGCGGCGGTGTGGAGGGTGTCGAGGGAGCCGGGGTCTTCGTGGTCGATGCGCAGCAGCAGTTTGCCCGCGTCGAATCCCTGTCGTGCCAGGTCGACGGGGCGGTGGCCGGTGAAGCGGTCGTCCAGTTCGAAGGCGGCGCCCGCCAGCCCGCCTCGGTTCATGGAACCGATGACGACCTTGTCCTCCAGGGCGCCGAGCAGCAGCAGGTCGTCCAGGACGTCCGCGGAGGCGAGGACCCCGTCGACGCCCGGCCGGGAGAGCGCGAGGCAGAGCCGTTCGAGGAGCTCGAAGCGGTTGGCCATGGCGAGTTCGCGGTTGCCGACGGCGAGGGCGCCGCGCGCCGGATGGTCCGCGGCGATGATCATCAGCCGTCCGCCGGTACGGATGAGGGGGCGGCGCACCCGCCGGGCGGCGGCCTCGGCCACCGCCTCGGGGTGGTGCGCCCGCAACCGCACGAGGTCGAAGACGGAGGCGGCGGACGCCGTGGGGCCGGCGGGAGTGGCGGGGTCGGGAGTGGCGGGGTCGGGGGGCGGCGTCATGGGGTGGCTCCGGTGGGGGATGTGCCTGTGGGGGGTGCCCCGGTGGGAGGTACGCCGGTGGGAGGTACGCCGGTGGGGAGCGGCTCGGTCGGAGGGGCGCCGGGCGCTCCGACCGCTCCGTCGGCCAGGGCCTGTTCCACCTCGTGCGGGTACGGCATCGCCGACGAGCAGGCCAGGCGGGAGGCGACGATGGCCCCGGCGGCATTGGCGTACCGCATGATGCGTCCGATCTCCCATCCGGCGAGCAGCCCGTGGCACAGCGCCCCGCCGAACGCGTCCCCGGCCCCGAGTCCGTTGACGACCCGCACGGGGAGGGGCGGGACATCGGCGGTGGTCCCGTCGCGGTGCACGGCGAGGACACCCTTCGGGCCCTGCTTGACGACGGCGAGTTCCACCCCGGCCGCGAGCAGGGCGCGGGCCGCCGCGTACGGCTCGCGCTCACCCGTCGCGATGGCGCACTCGTCGAGGTTGCCGACGGCCACGGTGGCGTGGGCGAGCGCCTCGCGGTAGCGGGCGGGCGCGACGGAACTGTGGTCGCCGCCGTCCCAGAACATGGGGCGCCAGTCGAGGTCGAAGACGGTGGCCGTACGGGAACGGGAGGCGGGTGCGGGCCCGCCGCCGTCGGCACCCGGGCCGTCAGCACCCGCGCTGCGGGCCCGTAGCGCGGCGAGGGTCGAGGCGCGGCTCGGCTCGGCGCTGAGCCCGGTGCCGGTCATCCAGAAGATCCGGGCGTCGCGCACCGCGTCCAGGTCGAGTTCCGGTTCCCGGATCTCCAGATCGGGCGCCTTGGGCTGCCGGTAGAAGTAGAGCGGGAAGTGGTCCGGCGGGAAGATCTCGCAGAACGTGACCGGGGTCGGGTACTCCTCGACGGCGCTCACCCATCGGTCGTCGACGCCGAACTCCCGCAGCTGATGGTGGAGATACTCGCCGAAGGCGTCCTGTCCGGTACGGGTGATCACGGCCGTCCGGCGGCCCAGGCGCGCGCCCGCCACGGCGACGTTGGTCGGGGAGCCGCCGAGGAACTTCCCGAAGGTGTCGACCCGCGCGAGTGATACGCCGGTCTGCAACGGGTAGATGTCCACCCCGATCCGCCCCATGGTGATCACGTCGTACGGCTCAGGCATACCTGTCCCTTCGGCCCGCTGCACCCGCTCCGACCGCACCCGCCCTGTCCCGCCGCCGTCCGGCCGCGACCGGACGGCTGGTCCCAGGTCTAGCCCTCCCCCGGAGCCCTGTCAACATTTTGTCCGGACATTCGGACGAACTCTTGACACCCTTGCGCGAGGGCCGGAGGGTGGGCGATATGACCGCCTCCGCACCGTCCCCGGCCCGCATCCGTATCGGCTCGGCACCCGATTCCTGGGGGGTGTGGTTCCCCGAGGACCCACGGCAAGTGCCCTGGCACCGCTTCCTCGACGAGGTCTCCGAGGCCGGTTACGAGTGGATCGAGCTCGGACCGTACGGCTATCTGCCCACCGATCCGGCCCGGTTGGCGGACGAGACCCGCAGCCGCGGGCTCTCGGTTTCGGCGGGCACCGTCTTCACCGGATTGCACCACGGGCCGGACGTCTGGGACCGGACCTGGGCGCATGTCGCGGACATCGCGGCGCTCACCCGGGCCATGGGCGCGGAGCACCTGGTGGTCATCCCGTCCTTCTGGCGCGACGACCGGACCGGCGAGGTGCTGGAGGACCGCACCCTCACCGCGGCCCAGTGGCGCGATCTCACCACCCAGACCGAACGGCTCGGCCGCGAGGTGCGGGAACGCTACGGGCTGCGGATCGTCGTGCACCCGCACGCGGACACCCATATCGACGGCGAGGAGAACGTGAACCGCTTCCTCGACGCCACCGACCCCGATCTGGTCTCGCTCTGCCTGGACACGGGGCATTACGCGTACTGCGGCGGGGACAGCGTCAAGCTCATCGAGACGTACGGGGAGCGCATCGGCTACCTCCACCTCAAGCAGGTCGACCCCGCGATCCTGGCCGCGGTCGTGGCGGACGAGGTGCCGTTCGGCCCGGCCGTGGCACGCGGCGTGATGTGCGAGCCGCCGGGCGGGGTGCCCGCGCTGGGGCCGGTCCTGGAGGCCGCCCGCGCGCTGGACGCCGAGCTGTTCGCGATCGTGGAGCAGGACATGTATCCGTGCCCGCCGGACAAGCCGTTCCCGATCGCGCGCCGCACCCGCGACTACCTCCGCACCTGCGGCACGCCCTCGCGGCCGCTCTGACACCCCGTCGCGGATAGCGCCCCACGGTTCCGGGGCCGTGGGGCCGCTTCCGGTGCGGCTCAGACCCCCGTGCGGCCGTCGATGCGCTCGCGGACGAGGTCGGCGTGGCCGCAGTGGCGGGCGTACTCCCCGATCATGTGGGTGTAGATCCAGCGCAGCGTGACCCGCCCGCCCATGAAGGGGCTGGTGTCGTCGAGGGCACGGGCGGCACAGTTCTCCCGGGCGCGGCCGATCTCGGCCTGCCAGGCGGACAACGCCCGCTCATGGGTGGCCCCTTCGTCGAGGACGAAGCCGCCGTCGGCACCCTGCCCGTCGGCCTTGGCCTCGGCCTCGGCCGCCGAGGTGAAGAGCGGCGGCGCGTCCTCCTCGGCCAGGACCCGGCGGAACCAGTTCCGTTCGACCTCCGCCATGTGCTGGACGAGGCCGAGCAAGGTGATCGGAGAGGGCGCCGCGGACGCCTCCCGCAGCCGCTCCTCGTCCAGACCGTCGCATTTCCGGGCGAGCGTGGTGCGGTAGAAGTCGAGCCAGCTCTCCAGGGAGATCCGCTCGTCGGCGTCCATGGGGGGCATGGTGCGTTCGGATGTGCTCATGGTCATCAGCCTGGCACGGGGGTCCGACAACGCGCTCCGACCAGGGGAAGCCGCGAGGTTAGCGTCATTTCGCCACAGGAATCCCTATTCGTCATACATATCTCCGTTACATGGGCGTTTCGTCACAAGTGCTCAACAGACCCATCCCACCTGCCGCTCAACGGCGTTCAACGAGCCACAGGCTTTGGGAGAGAGCGCGGGGGCGCACCGGGAAACGCGGAGCAGTACAGAGAGGTGTCACTGATGACGGACAGAACACTGTGGTCCTACAAGGACATTGCCGGGCACATCCAGGTCCGGCCGGACACCGTTCGCTCGTATCGCAAGCACGGCCTCCTTCCCCCGCCCGACCATGTGCGGAACGGCAAGCCCTACTGGTACGGGGACACCGTCCACGCCTGGATCGCCGCCCGCCCCCGCAACCGGAGCCGCTGACGCCGGCCCCCCTCAGCCCGCCGCCGGTTCGATGATCGTCACGCCCGCCCCACGTGCCGTACCCATCGCGGCGAGGGCCGCCGGAGCCGCGTCGAGGGGAAGGGTCGCGGTGACCAGCAGATCGGGGCGCAGGGTGCCCGACCGGACCATGTCCATCATCGGCGGGTAGTCGTGCGCGGCCATCCCGTGGCTGCCGAGGATGTCCAGTTCGAGGCCGATCACCCGCGCCATCGGGACGACCGGGTCGCCGGCCGCCGTGGGCAGCAGGCCCACCTGCACATGGCGGCCCCGGCGGCGCAGGCTCCGCACCGAAGCGGCGCAGGTGACCGGGGAGCCCAGCGCGTCGAGCGACAGATGCGCGCCGCCGCCCGTCAGCTCGCGCACCGCTCCGTCCGCGCCGTCCGGGTACGCGGAGGCGTCCACGCACCGCGCCGCCCCGAACTTCCGGGCCAGTTCGAGGGCGTCCGGCGACACGTCGACGGCGACCACCCGCGCCCCGCACGCCACCGCGATCATCACGGCCGACAGCCCGACGCCGCCGCACCCGTGCACCGCGACCCACTCCCCCGGCGCCACCCTCCCCCGGCCGACGACGGCCCGGAACGCCGTGGCGAAGCGACAGCCGAGCCCCGCCGCCGTGGCGAAGGACAGGCCCTCCGGCACGGCGACCAGATTCACGTCCGCCTGCTCCAGCGCGACGTACTCGGCGAACGAGCCCCAGTGCGTGAAGCCCGGCTGGGTCTGGCGTTCACAGACCTGCTGGGCCCCCGCCGCACAGGCGGCGCACCGGCCGCAGGCGCAGACGAAGGGCACGGTCACCCGGTCGCCGGGGCGCCAGTTGACCACGGAGGCACCGACAGCCTCGACCACTCCGGCGAGCTCGTGTCCGGGTACGTGCGGGAGGGTGATGTCGGGGTCGTGGCCCATCCAGCCGTGCCAGTCGCTGCGGCACAGCCCCGTGGCCTCGACCCGCACCACCACTCCCTGCGCGGAGGGGACGGGATCCGGCAGCTCCCGTATCCGAGCCTCCTGCCCGAACTCCTCGAACACCACTGCCCGCATCGGCCCCGCCCTTCGTCCCGCCGACCGGCCGGCCGGGCTCATTCATCCTGGCCCACGGCCGTACGAATCGGAGGAGTGCGTCCATGAGTTCCGGTTCTGCCGCCCTCGCCCTCCGGGCCCACGAGCGCCATGGCCACGCCTCGGCGCCGGAATCATCCCGGGCCGCTTCCCGACCGGCGGAATCCTGGGCGTGCTCGCCCCGTTCGGGCACGGCCTGTGGACCGCCATCGCCGGTGGCGCCCGCGCCCCGCTGCCGTTGCGTAAGCCGAACGGTCATTTCCACTTCGCCGCGCCCGCCATCGGCACCTACCCGGACCTCGCCGTGCTGCACTCCCCCTGGGACTCGGCACACCTCAACCCGATCCGGCTGCACTCACCGGCACGGAGTTCACGCCGGGGACGCGAGGCTCGCATTTATACCCCCTAGGGGTATAGTGTGTGGGCATACGAGGACACCGGGTCTCCCGGTGGCCCCTCGTGTCACGTCCTTTGTGTTTACCGAAGAGGAGAACGTCATGTCCGCCGAGACCGAGACCCCCCAGGCCACCGGCTCCTGCTGCACGCCCGCCGGGACCTGCAACGACGGAGCGTCCGACGTTCAGGCCGGTGCGGTCACCGCCGTGTACCAGGTGAAGGGCATGACCTGCGGCCACTGCGAGGGCGCCATCTCCGAGGAGGTCTCCGGCATCGAGGGCGTCACCTCGGTCAAGGCCGTCGCTTCCACCGGCCTGGTCACCGTCACCTCTCAGGCCCCGCTGGCCGAGGACGCCGTCCGCGCCGCCGTGGACGAGGCGGGCTACGAACTGGTCGGCACCGCCGCCTGAGACCGGCGCCGCAGGGCACCTGCCGGGGCGCCCACCACCGCATTGCCGTCGGGCCGGGCCCACCAGCACATACTGGTGGGGTACGGCCCGACCTGCGTTACCCAGGAGTGCGGACATGGCCAGCACCACAGCCCCCGAGGCTCCGACCCCGGACGCCTCCGAGGCCGAGCTCATGATCGGCGGAATGACCTGCGCGTCCTGCGCGGCCCGCGTCGAGAAGAAGCTCAACCGGATGGACGGCGTCACCGCCACGGTCAACTACGCGACCGAGAAGGCGCGCGTCACCTTCGGCGAGGGGACGGAGGTGGCGGACCTCGTCGCCACGGTCGAGAAGACCGGCTACACCGCCCTCCCGACCCGGACGACGGCCCCCGCCCCGTCACCATCGGCCGCACCCCGCACCGAAGAGGCCGAGGAGTCCGGAGAGACGGGTGGGGCCGGCGATGAGGCCACAGAGCCCGACGGCCCCGCGGACGCCCCGGACACCACCGATGCGGCGGACGCCGCCCTCGCCCCGCTCCGCCGGCGTCTTGTCGTCTCCGCCGTCCTCGCCCTCCCCGTCGTCCTGCTCGCCATGATCCCCGGCCTCCAGTTCGACAACTGGCAGTGGCTCTCCCTCACCCTCGCCGCCCCCGTCGTCATCTGGGGCGGACTCCCCTTCCACCGCGCCACCTGGACCAATCTGCGGCACGGTGCGGCCACCATGGACACCCTGGTCTCCGTCGGCACGCTCGCCGCCTTCGGCTGGTCGGTGTGGGCCCTGTTCTTCGGGCAGGCCGGCATGCCCGGCATGCGGCACGGCTTCGACCTCACCGTCTCGCGCGCCGACGCGTCCTCGACGATCTACCTGGAGGTCGCGGCCGGGGTCGTCACCTTCATCCTGCTGGGCCGCTATCTGGAGGCGCGCTCCAAGCGGAAGGCCGGTTCGGCGCTGCGGGCGCTGATGCACCTGGGCGCCAAGGATGTCGCGGTGCTCAGGGACGGCGGGGAGGTACGTGTACCGGTCGGCCGGCTCGTCGTCGGGGACCGTTTCGTCGTCCGCCCCGGCGAGAAGATCGCCACCGACGGCACCGTGGTCGAGGGCGCCTCCGCCGTCGACGCCGCCATGCTCACCGGCGAGTCCGTCCCCGTCGACGTGGCCGTCGGCGACTCCGTCACCGGGGCCACCGTGAACACCTCGGGCCGGCTCGTCGTGGAGGCGACCCGGATCGGCACCGACACCCAGCTCGCCCGGATGGCGAAGCTGGTCGAGGACGCCCAGAACGGCAAGGCCGAGGTGCAGCGCCTCGCCGACCGGATCTCCGCCGTCTTCGTCCCCGTGGTGCTGGTGATCGCCCTGGGCACACTGATCGCCTGGCTGCTGATCACCGACGACGTGACGGCCGCGTTCACCGCCGCCGTCGCCGTCCTGATCATCGCCTGCCCCTGCGCCCTCGGACTCGCCACCCCGACCGCCCTCATGGTCGGCACCGGACGCGGCGCCCAGCTCGGCATCCTCATCAAGGGACCCGAAGTCCTCGAAACCACCCGACGCATCGACACCATCGTCCTCGACAAGACCGGCACCGTCACCACCGGCAAGATGACACTCCTCGCCGTCCACACCGCCGAAGGCACCACCGAAACCGACATCCTGCGCCTCGCCGGAGCCCTGGAACACTCCTCCGAACACCCCATCGCCCAGGCCGTCGCCGCCGGAGCCACCGCCCAGATCGGCGAACTCCCCACCCCCGAGGACTTCACCAACGTCCCCGGTCTCGGAGTCCGCGGCACCGTCCAGGGCCGCTCCGTCCTCGTCGGCCGCCCGAAGCTGCTCGCCGAGGCCGGGATCGCCCTCCCACCGGACCTTTCCACCGCGTTGACGGACGCCGCGGAGCAGGGGCGTACCGCCATCGCCGTCGCCTGGGACGGCGGGGCGCGGGGCGTGCTCACGATCGCCGACGCGGTCAAGGCCGGCAGCGCCGACGCCGTCGCCGAGCTGCGCGGACTGGGCCTCAGGCCCGTCCTGCTGACCGGCGACAACCGGGCCGTGGCCGACGCGGTGGCGCGTGAGGTCGGGATCGACGAGGTCTACGCGGAGGTACTGCCCGAGGGCAAGGTGGACGTCGTCCGGCGGCTCCAGGCCGGGGGCCGTTCGGTCGCGATGGTCGGCGACGGAGTCAACGACGCCGCGGCGCTGGCCACCGCGGACCTGGGGCTGGCGATGGGAACGGGCACCGACGCGGCGATCGAGGCGAGCGATCTCACGCTGGTTCGTGGAGATCTCAAGGTGACGGCTGACGCAATCCGGCTGTCCAGGCGTACGCTGACCACCATCAGGGGCAACCTCTTCTGGGCCTTCGGGTACAACGTCGCTGCGTTGCCTCTGGCTGCGTTTGGCCTGCTCAACCCTATGATCGCGGGAGCCGCCATGGCGTTTTCGTCCGTGTTCGTCGTCACCAACAGCCTGAGGTTGCGCTCCTTCACGTAACTTCCACAAAGAGATCTAGATCACACCGATTCAGGGGTAACCATCCGGTGGGTTCGCGAGTCTAAGAGTGCGATGCCAAGGATGTCTTGGGGGACGTCCGATGGAGTGTCTTGGGGGACGCTCCTGGCAAGCGTTGGCCGGGGCGCGTGCACCGGGGAGCTTTGAGCGGCCCTCCCGTGCGTACGTTCCCCGGCAGACCGCAGCACAACAACGGGAGCTTCGGCTCCCTGCAGACGCCCGGCCGGATCCCGTGGGGGGAATCCGCTCCGGGATATGGGAAGCGCCCCGTTTCGTCGACCCGTGGGGGGATCGGCGGCGGGGCGTTTCTCGCACCATCTGCCGGACGGACCGCTCCCCCCCGACCGCTTCTCCCTCCGGACCGCTCCCACTCCGGACCGGGCCCCGGAACGCGGACATCCGCCCCCGGAACGCCGAATCGCCCCGGACACCGCGCTCTGTGCGAAAGCGCGGTACGCGGGGCGAAGGCAGTCGGCCGAAGAGGCCGGGTACTACGGAGTCACGTGGCGAACGTCCGCCACGAGAGGGAGAACGGGACCTGCACACAGCGGGCCCTGCGAAACGGGCCCGACGAAAAGCGTGAACCGCGAACGCGGCTCGGTGGGGCCGGGGTTCGGCTTCAGCGGCCCTCGACCGGGACGAAGTCGCGCAGGACCTCGCCGGTGTAGATCTGGCGCGGGCGGCCGATGCGGGATCCCGGCTCCTTGATCATCTCGTGCCACTGGGCGATCCAGCCCGGAAGCCGGCCGAGCGCGAAGAGCACGGTGAACATCTCGCTCGGGAAGCCCATGGCCCGGTAGATCAGACCCGTGTAGAAGTCCACGTTGGGGTAGAGGTTGCGCGAGACGAAGTACTCGTCGGAGAGCGCGTGCTCCTCCAGCTTGAGCGCGATGTCGAGCAGCTCGTCGGACTTGCCGAGCGAGGACAGCACATCGTGCGCCGCGGCCTTGATGATCTTGGCGCGCGGGTCGAAGGACTTGTACACCCGGTGGCCGAAGCCCATCAGGCGGACGCCGTCCTCCTTGTTCTTCACCTTGTTGATGAAGGAGTCGACATCGCCACCGTTGGCCTGGATGCCTTCCAGCATCTCCAGCACCGACTGGTTGGCGCCACCGTGCAGGGGGCCCCACAGCGCCGAGATACCGGCGGAGATCGAGGCGAACATGTTCGCCTGCGAGGAGCCGACCAGACGCACGGTGGAGGTCGAACAGTTCTGCTCGTGGTCCGCGTGCAGGATGAGCAGCTTGTCCAGGGCCGAGACGACGACCGGGTCCAGCTCGTACTCCTGGGCGGGGACCGAGAAGGTCATGCGCAGGAAGTTCTCGACGTACCCGAGGTCGTTGCGCGGGTAGACGAAGGGGTGACCGATCGACTTCTTGTAGGCGTACGCCGCAATCGTCGGGAGCTTGGCCAGCAGCCGGATCGTCGAGAGGTGGCGCTGCTCCTCGTCGAACGGGTTGTGGCTGTCCTGGTAGAACGTGGACAGCGCGCTGACGACCGAGGACAGCATGGCCATCGGGTGGGCGTCGCGCGGGAAGCCGTCGAAGAACCGCTTGACGTCCTCGTGCAGCAGCGTGTGCTGGGTGATCTCGTTCTTGAAGGTCGACAGCTCGTCGACCTTGGGAAGCTCACCGTTGATCAGCGTGTACGCGACCTCAAGGAACGTCGAGCGCTCGGCGAGCTGCTCGATCGGGTATCCGCGGTAGCGCAGAATGCCCTGCTCGCCGTCGAGGTACGTGATGGCGGATTTATAGGCGGCGGTATTGCCGTATCCGCTGTCCAGCGTCACCAGGCCGGTATTGGCCCGGAGCTTCCCGATGTCGAAGCCCTTGTCGCCGACGGTGCTGTCGATCACCGGGTAGGTGTACTCGTCATCGCCGTACCGCAGTACTACAGCGTTGTTGGTGTGCTCGCTCACGTCATCCCTCACCGACGTAGTGCCTCTTCTTCGAGGTGCCCTGACTGTCTCCACCCTCCCCCATTTGGCTCAGGAGAGTGCACTCGGGGTCGTCCATTGGACCTACTGGCGGCACTGAGTGCCGCCAACTTACTCATCCTGCCCCCTTGAATCCGGTTCCGGAAGACCTCCGTGATGTTTCCCACCGATTTGATCGATCATTTTTGTACGGGGCTCACGCGAAGTCTTCGCCGTCGGCGCCCCTGAGCCGGAAATCCAGTGCCGTACAGCGTCTGCCTGCGGAAACCGTGCGTACCGCCTGGCCGATCGCCTTGCGCGACCCGACCAGCACGACGAGCTTCTTGGCCCGCGTCACCGCCGTGTACAGCAGGTTCCGCTGGAGCATCATCCAGGCGCTGGTGGTGACCGGAACGACGACGGCCGGATATTCGCTGCCCTGGGAGCGGTGGATCGTCATGGCGTACGCGTGGGACAGCTCGTCCAGCTCGTCGAAGTCGTAGCCGATCTCCTCGTCCTCGTCGGTGCGGACGGTCAGCTTCTGCTCGTCCACGTCGAGGGCGGTGACGACGCCGACCGTGCCGTTGAAGACGCCGTTCTCGCCCTTGTCGTAGTTGTTGCGGATCTGCGTGACCTTGTCGCCGACGCGGAAGACCCGGCCGCCGAAACGCTTCTCGGGCAGGTCGGGGCGGCCGGGGGTGATGGCCTGCTGGAGCAGGCCGTTGAGATGGCCGGCACCGGCCGGGCCCCGGTGCATCGGAGCGAGAACCTGCACGTCACGGCGGGGGTTGAGGCCGAACTTCGCCGGGATGCGGCGTGCCGCGACATCCACGGCGAGCACCCCCGCGTCCTCGGTCTCGTCCTCGACGAAGAGGAAGAAGTCGCTCATGCCCTCGGTCAGGGGCGGCTGTCCCGCGTTGATCCGGTGGGCGTTGGTGACGACGCCGGACTGCTGGGCCTGGCGGAAGATCCGGGTCAGCCGGACGGCCGGGACGGGCCCGCCGTCCGCGAGCAGATCGCGCAGCACCTCGCCCGCGCCGACCGAGGGAAGCTGGTCGACATCGCCCACGAGCAGGAGGTGGGCACCGGGTGCCACCGCCTTCACCAGCTTGTTGGCGAGGAGCAGGTCGAGCATCGACGCCTCGTCCACGACGACGAGGTCGGCGTCCAGCGGACGGTCCCGGTCGTAGGCCGCGTCCCCGCCCGGCTTCAGTTCCAGCAGCCGGTGCACGGTGGACGCCTCGGCTCCGGTCAGCTCGGACAGCCGCTTGGCGGCCCGCCCGGTCGGTGCGGCCAGCACCACCTTGGCGCGCTTGGCGCGGGCCAGTTCGACGATGGAGCGGACCGTGAACGACTTTCCGCAGCCGGGCCCGCC is a genomic window of Streptomyces sp. NBC_01237 containing:
- the iolB gene encoding 5-deoxy-glucuronate isomerase, with product MTTTHRDRDRHHDPQVHDPQAHDGQVHDLHVRAGSAASGPYTLDIDPERAGWGWSSLRVLELEPGGVHTLVTGESEWIVLPLTGGCTVQTAGEIFELLGRESVFSGVTDFAYLPRDAHAQIASGAGGRFALAGAKCERRLPARYGPAPEVPVELRGTGNCSRQVNNFAAADTYDCDRLIAVEVLTPGGNWSSYPPHKHDEHRPGEESVLEEIYYFEVERDGLGYHRVSPSREGGTDVLAEVRSGDAVLIPDGWHGPSIAPPGRTLYYLNVMAGPGQREWLIRDHPDHGWIRDTWPDQPVDPRLPLYGPEDAQ
- a CDS encoding Cgl0159 family (beta/alpha)8-fold protein, which translates into the protein MTPPPDPATPDPATPAGPTASAASVFDLVRLRAHHPEAVAEAAARRVRRPLIRTGGRLMIIAADHPARGALAVGNRELAMANRFELLERLCLALSRPGVDGVLASADVLDDLLLLGALEDKVVIGSMNRGGLAGAAFELDDRFTGHRPVDLARQGFDAGKLLLRIDHEDPGSLDTLHTAARTIDAMAAHRLPVFVEPFLCHRVDGRLRTDLAAAAVTTSIAIASGLAGTSAYTWLKVPVTENPDDMARVMETSTLPAVLLGGEVGDDLDGAYGKWRTALRLPTVQGLVVGRSLLYPADGDVAAAVDTAVSLL
- a CDS encoding 5-dehydro-2-deoxygluconokinase translates to MPEPYDVITMGRIGVDIYPLQTGVSLARVDTFGKFLGGSPTNVAVAGARLGRRTAVITRTGQDAFGEYLHHQLREFGVDDRWVSAVEEYPTPVTFCEIFPPDHFPLYFYRQPKAPDLEIREPELDLDAVRDARIFWMTGTGLSAEPSRASTLAALRARSAGADGPGADGGGPAPASRSRTATVFDLDWRPMFWDGGDHSSVAPARYREALAHATVAVGNLDECAIATGEREPYAAARALLAAGVELAVVKQGPKGVLAVHRDGTTADVPPLPVRVVNGLGAGDAFGGALCHGLLAGWEIGRIMRYANAAGAIVASRLACSSAMPYPHEVEQALADGAVGAPGAPPTEPLPTGVPPTGVPPTGAPPTGTSPTGATP
- a CDS encoding sugar phosphate isomerase/epimerase family protein yields the protein MTASAPSPARIRIGSAPDSWGVWFPEDPRQVPWHRFLDEVSEAGYEWIELGPYGYLPTDPARLADETRSRGLSVSAGTVFTGLHHGPDVWDRTWAHVADIAALTRAMGAEHLVVIPSFWRDDRTGEVLEDRTLTAAQWRDLTTQTERLGREVRERYGLRIVVHPHADTHIDGEENVNRFLDATDPDLVSLCLDTGHYAYCGGDSVKLIETYGERIGYLHLKQVDPAILAAVVADEVPFGPAVARGVMCEPPGGVPALGPVLEAARALDAELFAIVEQDMYPCPPDKPFPIARRTRDYLRTCGTPSRPL
- a CDS encoding DinB family protein, producing MSTSERTMPPMDADERISLESWLDFYRTTLARKCDGLDEERLREASAAPSPITLLGLVQHMAEVERNWFRRVLAEEDAPPLFTSAAEAEAKADGQGADGGFVLDEGATHERALSAWQAEIGRARENCAARALDDTSPFMGGRVTLRWIYTHMIGEYARHCGHADLVRERIDGRTGV
- a CDS encoding helix-turn-helix transcriptional regulator, whose protein sequence is MTDRTLWSYKDIAGHIQVRPDTVRSYRKHGLLPPPDHVRNGKPYWYGDTVHAWIAARPRNRSR
- a CDS encoding zinc-dependent alcohol dehydrogenase family protein, with protein sequence MRAVVFEEFGQEARIRELPDPVPSAQGVVVRVEATGLCRSDWHGWMGHDPDITLPHVPGHELAGVVEAVGASVVNWRPGDRVTVPFVCACGRCAACAAGAQQVCERQTQPGFTHWGSFAEYVALEQADVNLVAVPEGLSFATAAGLGCRFATAFRAVVGRGRVAPGEWVAVHGCGGVGLSAVMIAVACGARVVAVDVSPDALELARKFGAARCVDASAYPDGADGAVRELTGGGAHLSLDALGSPVTCAASVRSLRRRGRHVQVGLLPTAAGDPVVPMARVIGLELDILGSHGMAAHDYPPMMDMVRSGTLRPDLLVTATLPLDAAPAALAAMGTARGAGVTIIEPAAG
- a CDS encoding heavy-metal-associated domain-containing protein, encoding MSAETETPQATGSCCTPAGTCNDGASDVQAGAVTAVYQVKGMTCGHCEGAISEEVSGIEGVTSVKAVASTGLVTVTSQAPLAEDAVRAAVDEAGYELVGTAA